A genomic region of Salinibacter pepae contains the following coding sequences:
- the gltX gene encoding glutamate--tRNA ligase, with amino-acid sequence MASDAPVRVRFAPSPTGRLHIGGLRTALYNYLFARKHDGDFVLRIEDTDQARYEPGAEDDIRDALAWTGLEHDEGPEQGGDYAPYRQSERSEHYHEYAQTLVAAGRAYYAFDTEEELEELREEHGAYDGSTRRQMRNSLTLSDEKVEQRIDEGDDYVIRLKVPRQESVQVEDEIRGTVSFDTSEIDDQVLVKSDGMPTYHLANIVDDHLMNISHVIRGEEWLSSTPKHVLMYNALGWEPPAFAHLPLILSPNGGKLSKRDANELGIPVYVTDYREAGYEPEALLNFLALLGWSPGTEEELFALDEMVEAFSLDRVGASGVQFDLDKLRWVNEHYVRALSVDALADKARSHVEAAGYDVSDDRLQTICGLVQDRIQVVPEVVTDNRYFFEDPDEYEKAGVEKRWNEESADLLLAYADRLEGVDAFDTDTVETELRALADEKDVGAGAIIHPSRLAVSGRSYGPGVFGLLAAVGKEACIRRMHRAVETLG; translated from the coding sequence ATGGCTTCCGACGCCCCTGTTCGTGTTCGCTTCGCACCAAGCCCGACCGGCCGCCTCCACATCGGCGGGCTGCGAACGGCCCTGTATAACTATCTCTTCGCCCGCAAGCACGACGGCGACTTCGTGCTGCGAATCGAGGACACCGACCAGGCCCGCTACGAACCCGGGGCCGAAGACGACATTCGGGACGCCCTCGCCTGGACGGGGCTGGAGCACGACGAGGGCCCCGAGCAGGGCGGGGACTACGCCCCGTACCGGCAGTCCGAGCGCTCGGAGCACTACCACGAGTACGCCCAGACGCTCGTCGCGGCCGGCCGGGCGTACTACGCCTTCGACACGGAAGAGGAGCTCGAAGAGCTACGGGAAGAGCATGGGGCATACGACGGCTCGACGCGTCGCCAGATGCGCAATTCGCTGACCCTGTCCGACGAGAAGGTCGAACAGCGCATCGATGAGGGCGACGACTACGTCATTCGGCTCAAGGTGCCGCGCCAGGAGTCGGTGCAGGTCGAGGACGAAATTCGCGGCACCGTGTCCTTCGACACCTCGGAGATCGACGACCAGGTGTTGGTAAAGTCCGACGGCATGCCCACCTACCACCTGGCCAACATCGTCGACGACCACCTCATGAACATCTCCCACGTGATTCGGGGCGAGGAGTGGCTCTCGTCGACCCCGAAGCACGTGCTCATGTACAATGCCCTCGGCTGGGAGCCGCCCGCCTTTGCGCACCTGCCGCTGATTCTGAGCCCGAACGGCGGGAAGCTCTCGAAGCGGGACGCCAACGAGTTGGGCATTCCGGTCTACGTCACGGACTACCGGGAGGCCGGCTACGAGCCCGAGGCGCTCCTCAACTTCCTCGCGCTCCTGGGCTGGAGCCCCGGGACGGAGGAGGAGCTCTTCGCCCTCGACGAGATGGTCGAGGCATTCAGTCTCGATCGCGTGGGGGCCAGTGGCGTGCAGTTCGATCTCGACAAGCTGCGCTGGGTCAACGAGCACTACGTCCGCGCCCTCTCGGTTGACGCGCTCGCGGACAAGGCCCGTTCCCACGTGGAGGCGGCCGGCTACGACGTCAGTGACGATCGCCTCCAGACCATCTGCGGGCTGGTCCAGGATCGCATCCAGGTGGTGCCGGAGGTCGTGACCGACAACCGCTACTTCTTCGAGGATCCGGACGAGTACGAGAAGGCGGGCGTGGAGAAGCGCTGGAACGAGGAGTCCGCCGACCTGCTATTGGCCTACGCCGATCGGCTGGAGGGGGTCGATGCCTTCGACACGGACACGGTGGAAACGGAGCTTCGGGCCCTGGCCGACGAGAAGGATGTGGGGGCCGGCGCCATCATCCACCCGTCCCGCCTTGCCGTGAGTGGGCGATCCTACGGGCCGGGCGTGTTCGGCCTGCTCGCCGCGGTGGGGAAGGAGGCCTGCATTCGCCGGATGCACCGGGCGGTGGAGACGCTCGGGTAG
- a CDS encoding peptidylprolyl isomerase: MIRLGRTVGVFFLAVLGMACSGGPEATKIASSAPPPDDTVVARYADTTLTLAELDSAFVDAAGGPQAAADSSLRAYRAFLDRYLHFRLKVRAARDAGLDTLPRIRREVHDYRQERARPQLLRTEVYAPLARTLYERRTQAVDVSHILIRPASSSDTLAAYREARAIADSVGRGVPFGDLALRNSDAPAARTEGRRGYRGRLGYLQAGDIVEPFEDRMYAVPPGGTSDIFRTKFGYHILKVHDRRPVAQPVELAHILRRPQGDSAASRRRLDSLRTEIREGPLSFAAAAREYSQDRQSASKGGALGEVTPRALPPPLRKTVATLDSAGAVSGIVQTRFGYHLLKLIDRSERPSFDEAYSDLKNRLVGRPRAEQRTAAFARTVRAEVGATADTARLLTIARAGSVDSLARPLLTHADTLSGAARPAATLGDSVYTVDQMARHLMQTDGGAQTTVAGLIESFLNEKALQYAATRRAQTDPALRREVQEYRNGTLLFHYMQDSVWTAAARDTAGLRKTYRQNRTQYQFPERVRTLVLRTPADSVLRPYATRYERDSSITAVLDAAATDSLVSTDTVYVTNRSADVYRSVRAAVDGEAIGPLPHGEEWLFLIRDARLPPRPMRFEEARRRVVQDHQDRLERRVLRRLRARYAAEAFPERLRPPVSDAPTAP, translated from the coding sequence ATGATCCGTCTCGGACGTACGGTCGGCGTGTTCTTCCTCGCCGTCCTCGGCATGGCCTGCAGTGGCGGCCCCGAGGCCACCAAAATCGCCTCCAGCGCTCCGCCCCCCGACGACACGGTCGTCGCCCGCTACGCCGATACGACCCTCACGCTGGCTGAGTTGGACTCGGCCTTCGTCGACGCCGCGGGTGGCCCCCAGGCTGCGGCCGACAGCTCCCTCCGGGCCTACCGGGCCTTCCTCGATCGGTACCTCCACTTCCGCCTGAAGGTGCGCGCCGCCCGTGACGCCGGGCTGGACACCCTTCCACGCATCCGCCGGGAGGTCCACGACTACCGGCAGGAGCGGGCCCGGCCCCAACTTCTGCGGACGGAAGTGTACGCGCCCCTCGCGCGCACCCTGTACGAGCGCCGGACCCAGGCCGTGGACGTGAGCCACATCTTAATCCGCCCCGCCTCGTCCTCGGACACCCTCGCGGCCTACCGCGAAGCCCGGGCCATTGCCGACTCGGTCGGGCGGGGCGTCCCGTTCGGGGACCTGGCGCTACGAAACTCCGACGCCCCCGCGGCCCGCACGGAGGGGCGCCGCGGATACCGAGGGCGGCTCGGCTATCTCCAGGCCGGAGACATCGTGGAGCCGTTCGAGGATCGCATGTACGCGGTTCCACCCGGCGGGACGAGCGACATCTTTCGGACCAAGTTTGGCTACCACATTCTCAAGGTCCACGACCGACGGCCCGTGGCGCAACCCGTCGAGCTGGCCCACATCCTGCGCCGCCCGCAGGGCGATAGCGCCGCCTCCCGCCGCCGGCTCGACTCCCTCCGGACGGAAATTCGGGAGGGCCCTCTGTCGTTCGCCGCGGCGGCCCGAGAGTACTCCCAGGACCGGCAGTCGGCCTCGAAGGGCGGGGCCCTCGGGGAGGTCACGCCCCGGGCGCTCCCACCGCCCCTCCGCAAAACCGTAGCGACACTCGACTCGGCCGGTGCGGTGTCGGGAATCGTTCAGACCCGCTTTGGATATCACCTTCTGAAGCTCATCGACCGGTCGGAGCGGCCCTCCTTCGACGAGGCGTACAGCGACCTGAAGAACCGCCTCGTCGGCCGGCCGCGGGCCGAGCAGCGCACGGCCGCCTTCGCCCGCACGGTGCGTGCGGAGGTGGGGGCCACCGCGGACACCGCACGGCTTCTCACAATCGCACGGGCCGGCTCGGTGGATTCGCTCGCTCGCCCCCTTCTCACGCATGCCGATACCTTGTCGGGCGCTGCGCGCCCGGCGGCCACCCTGGGCGACTCGGTCTACACCGTCGACCAGATGGCCCGCCACCTCATGCAGACCGACGGGGGCGCCCAAACGACCGTCGCGGGGCTGATTGAGTCGTTTTTAAATGAGAAGGCCCTCCAGTACGCCGCGACCCGCCGCGCCCAGACCGACCCGGCCCTCCGTCGTGAGGTGCAAGAGTACCGCAACGGCACGCTTCTTTTCCACTACATGCAGGACTCGGTCTGGACGGCCGCGGCCCGGGACACGGCCGGCCTCCGCAAAACCTACCGGCAAAACCGCACACAGTATCAGTTTCCAGAGCGGGTCCGGACCCTCGTGCTCCGCACCCCCGCAGACTCGGTGCTCCGCCCCTACGCCACGCGTTACGAACGCGATTCGTCGATCACGGCCGTCCTCGATGCGGCCGCGACCGATTCCCTGGTCTCGACCGACACCGTATACGTCACCAACCGCTCCGCGGACGTCTACCGGTCGGTCCGTGCTGCTGTCGACGGGGAGGCCATAGGCCCGCTGCCCCACGGCGAGGAGTGGCTGTTCTTGATCCGGGACGCCCGCCTTCCGCCCCGTCCCATGCGGTTCGAGGAGGCCCGACGCCGCGTCGTCCAGGATCACCAGGACCGCCTTGAACGGCGGGTGCTGCGTCGGCTGCGAGCGCGCTACGCCGCGGAGGCATTCCCGGAACGCCTCCGCCCGCCAGTCAGTGACGCCCCCACCGCCCCTTGA
- a CDS encoding peptidylprolyl isomerase produces MTVTALHATRLRVLLVLLLSAGLAGCQTEAPPDSYVARVGTHYLTGADLDRMLAGMGPVRDSTEARKQAVDQWVTRTLLYREAERLNLSSNDEVQQRLRRQRRAVLVSALRSRFEEEADVRPTPEEVRTYFERHKEQLRLREPYVRVQYLAAPDRPTAQAARQALRTPPAPPDTTWARLVTEYATDTTRARRLSRRFVPQSRLGQQVPALADRLADLQEGETTPIVQANRRYHVLRLDRRLPEGTPPELDWVEPKIRRRLRIRARKQIHATEVQRLRNRAQADGTLDLP; encoded by the coding sequence ATGACCGTCACCGCCCTCCATGCCACGCGCCTCCGTGTCCTCCTTGTGCTTCTTCTCAGCGCAGGGCTGGCCGGCTGCCAGACCGAGGCCCCGCCCGACTCGTACGTGGCCCGCGTGGGGACCCACTACTTGACCGGGGCCGACCTGGACCGGATGCTCGCCGGCATGGGCCCTGTTCGCGACTCCACCGAAGCCCGGAAACAGGCAGTCGACCAGTGGGTGACCCGCACGCTCCTGTACCGGGAGGCCGAGCGGCTGAACCTGAGTTCCAACGACGAGGTCCAGCAGCGGTTGCGGCGCCAGCGGCGCGCCGTTCTCGTGTCGGCCCTGCGCAGCCGGTTCGAAGAGGAGGCCGACGTGCGCCCCACCCCGGAGGAAGTGCGCACCTACTTTGAGCGCCACAAGGAGCAACTGCGTCTCCGGGAGCCGTACGTGCGGGTCCAGTACCTGGCCGCCCCGGACCGCCCCACGGCCCAGGCCGCCCGGCAGGCCCTGCGCACGCCCCCCGCGCCGCCCGATACCACCTGGGCCCGCCTTGTTACCGAGTACGCCACGGACACGACCCGGGCCCGCCGGCTGTCCCGCCGCTTCGTTCCGCAGAGTCGACTTGGGCAGCAGGTGCCCGCCCTCGCGGACCGGCTCGCGGATCTTCAGGAGGGGGAGACCACCCCGATCGTCCAGGCCAACCGGCGCTACCACGTGCTCCGTCTCGACCGACGGCTCCCGGAGGGCACGCCCCCGGAGCTCGACTGGGTTGAGCCCAAAATCCGCCGGCGCCTCCGCATTCGCGCCCGGAAACAGATCCACGCAACCGAGGTTCAACGCCTGCGCAACAGAGCCCAGGCCGACGGGACCCTCGACCTGCCGTAG
- a CDS encoding peptidylprolyl isomerase, which yields MLLGAALLLASLSPAPAHGQNAQVVDRIAAVVGNEIVLKSEVDQLVRRQTRQQNVSYSNSLWMEALRQLVDQKLLAEQARRDTTVTVSDQQLSDQLDRRISQYVERAGGEERLEQAYGKSILEIKEQFREDLRGQILSQQLRRRRMQSIDITPSEVRQWFEQIPQDSLPRLPKTVRLSHIVRYPKPTEASRQQAKSLITSVRDSIVNGGASLEAMARQFSAPDAAGTASGALTDVNLNDLVPEFAAVASRTPVGQISQPFYNESQNGFHILRIDAKDGSTVDLHHVLIKPNAPTGKRAKEYLSAVRDTLVNNADVSFERMARRHSEEDRTAQNGGRVTDPESGARDLVLDALGPSWTRTIRPLEAGDISEPSRVQLLNDDEAYHIVRLDRRVPAHRASLETDYAQIRQRALQDKRSRKMREWTDQLREKIYVDVRITESELTAMRRR from the coding sequence ATGCTGCTCGGGGCCGCCCTGCTCCTCGCCAGCCTGTCGCCCGCTCCCGCCCACGGCCAGAACGCTCAGGTGGTGGACCGCATCGCCGCCGTCGTGGGGAATGAGATCGTCCTGAAATCCGAGGTCGACCAGCTCGTCCGCCGCCAAACCCGACAACAAAACGTCTCGTACTCCAACTCCCTCTGGATGGAGGCCCTTCGGCAACTGGTCGACCAGAAGCTTCTGGCGGAACAGGCGCGGCGCGACACGACCGTCACGGTCTCGGACCAGCAACTGAGCGATCAGCTCGACCGCCGGATTAGTCAGTACGTCGAGCGCGCGGGAGGCGAGGAGCGCCTGGAGCAGGCGTACGGCAAGAGCATCCTCGAAATCAAAGAACAGTTCCGGGAGGACCTCCGGGGTCAGATTTTGTCCCAGCAGCTGCGGCGGCGGCGCATGCAGAGCATCGACATCACCCCCAGTGAGGTGCGCCAGTGGTTCGAGCAGATCCCACAGGACTCACTGCCGCGGCTGCCCAAGACCGTCCGCCTCTCGCACATCGTCCGGTACCCGAAGCCGACGGAGGCGTCTCGCCAGCAGGCGAAGTCGCTGATCACGTCCGTTCGGGACTCCATCGTCAACGGCGGCGCGTCCCTGGAGGCCATGGCCCGCCAGTTTTCCGCGCCGGACGCCGCCGGCACCGCGTCCGGGGCCCTCACGGACGTCAACCTCAACGACCTTGTGCCCGAATTTGCCGCGGTCGCGTCCCGAACCCCTGTCGGCCAGATCTCGCAGCCCTTCTACAACGAGAGTCAGAACGGCTTTCACATTCTCCGGATCGACGCCAAGGACGGAAGCACCGTGGACCTTCACCACGTGCTCATCAAGCCCAACGCCCCCACCGGCAAGCGTGCGAAGGAGTACCTGAGCGCCGTGCGCGACACCCTCGTCAACAACGCGGATGTCTCCTTCGAGCGCATGGCGCGGCGGCACTCCGAGGAGGACCGTACGGCCCAAAATGGCGGCCGCGTGACCGACCCGGAGTCTGGGGCGCGCGACCTGGTTCTGGATGCCCTCGGGCCCTCCTGGACCCGGACGATTCGGCCCCTGGAGGCCGGCGACATTAGCGAGCCCTCGCGCGTGCAGCTCCTAAACGACGACGAGGCCTACCACATCGTCCGCCTTGACCGCCGCGTGCCCGCCCACCGGGCCAGCCTCGAAACCGACTACGCGCAAATTCGCCAGCGGGCCCTTCAGGACAAGCGCAGTCGAAAGATGCGGGAATGGACCGATCAGCTCCGAGAGAAAATCTACGTAGACGTTCGCATTACGGAGTCGGAGCTGACGGCCATGCGCCGCCGCTAA
- a CDS encoding AAA family ATPase: MPPSSSSPPQDPETLDDLSTAYDRLRQEIGKVIVGQEDIIEMVVVCLMARGHTLLIGVPGLAKTLLVRTLAGALDLDFSRIQFTPDLMPSDITGTEIIQDTQDGRHFEFAAGPVFANVILADEINRTPPKTQAALLEAMQEQHVTAAGETHTLDDPFFVLATQNPIEQEGTYPLPEAQLDRFMLNLWLDYPSFDEETEVVRSTTAGPQSEVSPVMSADELQSYQEFVRQIPVADNVIEYAVQLVTRTRPDSGEAPEFIQDYLSYGAGPRASQYLVLGAKTLSALDGRMTPVEDDVRRMAVPVLRHRIVPSFNAEADDVSSVDLIDQLLDEM; encoded by the coding sequence ATGCCTCCTTCCTCGTCCTCTCCTCCGCAGGACCCCGAGACGCTCGACGACCTCAGCACGGCCTACGACCGCCTTCGGCAGGAGATCGGAAAGGTGATCGTGGGGCAGGAAGACATCATCGAGATGGTGGTGGTCTGCCTCATGGCCCGCGGGCACACCCTCCTGATCGGGGTGCCCGGCCTCGCCAAGACCCTCCTCGTGCGCACCCTCGCCGGGGCACTCGACCTGGACTTCAGCCGAATCCAGTTCACGCCCGACCTCATGCCCAGTGACATCACGGGCACGGAGATCATTCAGGACACCCAGGACGGGCGCCACTTCGAGTTTGCGGCCGGGCCCGTCTTTGCAAACGTGATCCTCGCGGACGAGATCAACCGCACCCCGCCCAAGACCCAGGCGGCCCTCCTGGAGGCCATGCAGGAGCAGCACGTCACCGCCGCGGGCGAGACACACACGCTGGACGATCCGTTCTTCGTTCTCGCCACGCAAAACCCCATCGAGCAGGAGGGCACCTATCCCCTGCCCGAGGCTCAGCTGGACCGGTTCATGCTCAACCTCTGGCTCGACTATCCCTCGTTCGACGAAGAGACCGAGGTGGTTCGGAGCACCACCGCCGGCCCCCAATCGGAGGTGTCCCCCGTCATGAGTGCCGACGAGCTGCAGTCCTACCAGGAGTTTGTCCGGCAGATTCCGGTCGCCGACAACGTCATCGAGTACGCCGTACAGCTCGTGACCCGCACCCGGCCCGACTCCGGAGAGGCCCCCGAGTTCATTCAGGACTACCTGAGCTACGGCGCCGGGCCCCGGGCCTCCCAGTACCTCGTCCTGGGGGCGAAGACCCTCTCCGCCCTGGACGGGCGAATGACCCCGGTGGAGGACGATGTTCGCCGGATGGCCGTGCCCGTTCTGCGGCACCGCATCGTTCCGAGCTTCAACGCGGAGGCGGACGACGTATCGTCGGTCGACCTGATCGACCAGCTCCTCGACGAGATGTAA
- a CDS encoding ferredoxin--NADP reductase, protein MDASRYSRLTFVERVDFSEELAVFRLRADTPVDFTPGQYATLGLMNDDRDRPLLRPYSVASAPGETELEFFIERVDDGALTPKLWDLNRGADVWMRNKIVGRFTLDPDRTHHLMAATVTGVGPYVSIIRDQLQKLRAGALDTPAPMLVLHGASRSWELGTYLDELQALSNQVGWFEYVPTVSRPWEDPEWDGEYGRVEDVLRKHLDATSFVPSDSAAYTCGHPKMIDKAQGILQRAGFEEDAIHEEKYFVERDGDG, encoded by the coding sequence ATGGATGCCTCCCGGTACAGCCGGTTGACCTTTGTGGAACGGGTCGACTTTTCCGAAGAGCTTGCGGTGTTTCGTCTCCGTGCAGACACGCCCGTTGACTTCACGCCGGGACAGTACGCCACCCTCGGGCTGATGAACGACGACCGCGACCGCCCGCTGCTTCGCCCCTACTCGGTCGCCTCGGCCCCCGGAGAGACGGAGCTCGAGTTCTTCATTGAGCGGGTGGACGACGGGGCGCTTACGCCGAAGCTCTGGGACCTCAACCGGGGGGCAGACGTGTGGATGCGGAACAAAATCGTCGGCCGGTTCACCCTGGATCCGGACCGCACCCACCACCTCATGGCGGCGACGGTGACCGGCGTGGGGCCCTACGTCAGCATCATCCGGGATCAGCTCCAGAAACTTCGGGCCGGGGCCCTGGACACGCCGGCCCCGATGCTCGTCCTGCACGGGGCGAGTCGATCCTGGGAATTGGGCACGTACCTCGACGAACTTCAGGCGCTCTCCAATCAGGTGGGGTGGTTCGAGTACGTTCCCACCGTCAGTCGTCCCTGGGAGGATCCGGAGTGGGACGGCGAGTACGGGCGGGTCGAGGATGTCCTGCGGAAGCACCTGGACGCCACCTCGTTCGTCCCGTCCGACAGCGCCGCCTACACCTGTGGGCACCCAAAAATGATTGACAAGGCCCAGGGCATTCTCCAGCGGGCCGGCTTTGAGGAAGACGCAATCCACGAAGAGAAATACTTCGTGGAGCGCGACGGGGACGGATAG
- a CDS encoding FxsA family protein, producing the protein MLGRLILLFLLTPAVELALLIQVDQLIGFWATIALIIVTGVVGSHLARREGLSTWGRLNRRLQAGDLPGEELADGVIILVAGALLITPGILTDVIGFSGLIPITRTRFRNVLMRWFQGKVDQGTMQVQFGMFGGPTASDSKGANVPPHSPGGPRRSAPDDTWEGRPQDRPNHADEPQGDGNGTASSSP; encoded by the coding sequence ATGCTTGGTCGCCTGATTCTGCTCTTCTTGCTCACGCCCGCAGTGGAGTTGGCCCTCCTCATCCAGGTAGACCAGCTGATCGGGTTCTGGGCCACAATCGCGCTGATCATCGTAACCGGCGTCGTGGGGAGTCACCTCGCCCGCCGAGAGGGACTGTCGACCTGGGGCCGCCTCAACCGCCGACTGCAGGCCGGAGACCTACCCGGGGAAGAACTCGCCGACGGCGTCATCATCCTGGTAGCGGGCGCCCTGCTCATCACGCCCGGCATCCTGACCGATGTGATTGGGTTCTCGGGCCTGATTCCCATCACCCGCACCCGCTTCCGCAACGTGCTGATGCGCTGGTTCCAGGGCAAGGTGGACCAAGGGACCATGCAGGTGCAGTTTGGCATGTTCGGGGGCCCCACCGCCTCCGATTCCAAGGGGGCGAATGTTCCCCCTCATTCTCCCGGCGGCCCCCGCCGGTCCGCCCCGGACGACACGTGGGAGGGGCGGCCTCAGGACCGACCCAACCACGCGGACGAACCGCAGGGAGACGGGAACGGAACGGCCTCGTCCTCCCCCTAG
- a CDS encoding TerB family tellurite resistance protein, whose protein sequence is MNASDDWTTTHDLAVVYIALAYGTDHELSDEELRVLKNALQAWESMDEPAVQDLIVEAATVFTEREAEAEFRRAVQDLRSALSPEERRDTIRHLIRIAEADGVLLEREQGLIHTLADAWSLKALSEDLLENTSAVVQRRGEDWGLIHELAFLYILVGHAADENLSGSTVDVMVERLQEWQPERSPEALRDVVRRALQVYAEQPREDLIYDSVEALKEALSSTHRLTALDDLYTVARADGPLTRTERDLISSLAQAWDVNVRMNGHGG, encoded by the coding sequence ATGAACGCTTCCGACGACTGGACGACGACCCACGACCTGGCGGTCGTATACATTGCCCTGGCCTACGGCACCGACCACGAGCTCAGCGACGAGGAGCTCCGGGTCCTCAAAAATGCCCTTCAGGCGTGGGAGTCGATGGACGAGCCTGCCGTCCAGGATCTGATCGTGGAGGCCGCTACGGTGTTCACCGAGCGGGAGGCCGAGGCGGAGTTCCGACGGGCCGTTCAGGACCTCAGGTCGGCCCTTTCTCCCGAAGAGCGGCGCGACACAATTCGGCACTTGATACGCATTGCGGAGGCCGACGGGGTGCTCCTGGAGCGGGAACAGGGGCTCATCCACACACTGGCGGACGCGTGGTCGCTCAAGGCACTCAGCGAGGACCTTCTGGAAAATACGTCGGCCGTCGTGCAGCGAAGGGGGGAGGACTGGGGGCTCATTCACGAGCTGGCCTTTCTCTACATCCTCGTGGGGCACGCTGCCGACGAGAATCTGTCGGGGAGCACGGTAGATGTGATGGTGGAGCGGCTGCAGGAGTGGCAACCCGAGCGGTCGCCGGAGGCGTTGCGCGACGTGGTGCGGCGGGCGCTGCAGGTGTACGCGGAGCAGCCCCGAGAAGACCTTATTTACGACTCGGTGGAGGCGCTGAAAGAGGCGCTGTCAAGCACGCACCGCCTGACGGCCCTCGACGACCTCTACACCGTGGCTCGGGCCGACGGCCCCCTCACCCGGACCGAGCGTGATCTCATCTCGTCCCTGGCACAGGCCTGGGACGTGAACGTGCGAATGAACGGGCACGGCGGGTGA
- a CDS encoding aminopeptidase P family protein, with the protein MFAPATYRSRRRTLVEHERPDSGLVLLLGNRRSPRNYVDNPHPFRQDGTFLYYFGLDRPDLYGLIDLDAGASTLYGEEATLDDVVWEGEQTALREDAAAVGIDTVDPPSALDARIAQARQQGRPVHVLPPYRDGHRLRLEALLGRPHTQLDDAVSEPLIRAVVRQRSVKSSEEVAEIETALERTAQAHACAQKHAVPGASEQEIVGAMTGLLTAEGSTFSFTPTCSVRGEVLHNHSYPNTLKEGDLLLVDAGATSPRHYAGDITRVTPVGGGFTPQQRAIYDAVLSAQTAAINAVAPGVPFIEIHKHAARTLTEHLIELGLMQGAADEAVAAGAHALFFPHGLGHMMGLDVHDMESLGETYVGYDEDQPRPDQFGLHTLRLGRPLQPGFVITVEPGCYFIPPLIKQWREEQRYERFINYERVEDFLGFGGIRIEDDMLVTDDGARILGPDIPKAPGEVADRAGSSRAA; encoded by the coding sequence ATGTTCGCCCCCGCCACCTATCGTTCGCGGCGTCGCACACTCGTTGAACACGAGCGCCCGGACTCCGGCCTCGTCCTGCTGCTCGGAAATCGGCGGTCGCCGCGCAACTACGTCGACAACCCCCACCCTTTCCGCCAGGACGGCACCTTTCTCTATTACTTTGGGCTCGACCGCCCCGACCTGTACGGCCTCATTGATCTCGACGCGGGCGCCTCAACCCTGTACGGCGAAGAGGCAACCCTCGACGACGTCGTGTGGGAAGGCGAGCAGACCGCCCTCCGGGAAGACGCCGCCGCGGTCGGCATCGACACGGTCGATCCGCCTTCTGCACTCGATGCTCGAATCGCGCAGGCCCGCCAGCAGGGCCGCCCCGTTCACGTCCTTCCCCCGTACCGCGACGGGCACCGGCTCCGCCTGGAGGCGCTGTTGGGCCGTCCCCACACCCAACTCGACGACGCCGTTTCGGAGCCCCTGATTCGGGCTGTGGTCCGGCAGCGGTCGGTCAAGTCCTCGGAGGAGGTGGCCGAGATCGAAACGGCCCTCGAACGCACCGCCCAGGCCCACGCCTGTGCCCAGAAGCACGCGGTTCCCGGCGCGTCCGAGCAGGAAATCGTGGGCGCCATGACCGGCCTCCTGACGGCCGAGGGGAGCACCTTCTCGTTCACGCCGACCTGTTCGGTGCGGGGCGAGGTGCTACACAACCATTCGTATCCGAACACCCTTAAGGAGGGCGACCTTCTTCTGGTGGACGCCGGGGCCACCTCCCCACGCCACTACGCCGGCGACATCACCCGCGTAACGCCGGTCGGAGGGGGCTTCACGCCGCAACAGCGAGCCATCTACGACGCCGTGCTGTCGGCTCAGACCGCCGCCATCAACGCCGTTGCCCCCGGCGTCCCCTTCATCGAGATCCACAAGCACGCCGCCCGCACCCTCACGGAGCACCTCATCGAACTGGGGCTCATGCAGGGCGCCGCCGACGAGGCGGTCGCGGCGGGCGCCCACGCCCTCTTCTTCCCGCACGGCCTGGGGCACATGATGGGCCTCGACGTCCACGACATGGAAAGCCTGGGGGAGACGTATGTGGGATACGATGAGGACCAGCCGCGGCCGGACCAGTTCGGCCTCCACACCTTGCGCCTGGGGCGTCCCCTCCAGCCCGGATTTGTGATCACCGTGGAGCCGGGGTGTTACTTCATCCCCCCGCTCATCAAGCAGTGGCGGGAAGAGCAACGGTACGAGCGGTTCATCAACTACGAGCGGGTGGAGGACTTCCTCGGATTCGGTGGGATCCGCATTGAGGACGACATGCTGGTGACCGACGATGGAGCCCGGATCCTGGGGCCCGACATTCCGAAGGCGCCGGGCGAGGTGGCCGATCGGGCCGGTTCGTCCCGTGCCGCCTAG